GCCCCCGCCGACCGTCAACCGGTCGGCGCGATCCCCACGGTGTTCTTGAGCTCCATGACCAGTTGCGGGCTCAGAGCGGCACCGGCGCGGTTGGCGAAGAGGGTCATCTCGTACGCGATGTTCCCGAGCTTCGCCTCCTTGGAGGCGACCACGCCGAGCACCGCGCCCGCGCCGAGCGCGGACACCAGGACGTGCCCTTCCTCCAGGTCGATGATGACCTTGTTGAGCCCGCCGAGGCCGTAGTTGCCGGACGCGCCCATGGCGAGGCTGGTGATCCCGGAGACGATGGCCGCGAGCCGCTCCGAGTCCGCCTTGCCGCGCAGTTGGGACACCGCGATCAACAGACCGTCGGAGGACACCCCGATCACGTCGACGACACCGGCGGTCTCGGTGGCGAAACGATTGAGCAGCCAATTGAAGTCGGCAGCGGCGGCCTTCACGTCCGTCGCCTGTTCCACGGCTGCGGACTCCGGTCCACCTGTCCACATGGTCACTTGCTCATGCCTTCCGGGAATGAGGGTCTGTTGTTCTCTGTGCTGGAATCGCCAGAGATGTCGGGACGGCCCCCTGAACGGGCCGACCCGAAGCCGGTACCGCGAGCCTCTGTCGCGCTCTCGCGCTCGGCCCGCAGAACGGCTTCCTCGAACTCGTCGATCTCGGATCGTGCCGCTTCCGCGTCGGCGGTCTGCCAGGCGGGCGGCCGTGGGTTGGTGATGGTCTGTTTGGGCAGCCGGGTCGAGGCGGTGGTGGCCTGCAGGGTCGCCCCGCGCACGCGCCGCCTGAGCGGACTGGGGCCGCCCTCGCCCGGTCGCGCCGGGGCGCTGCCGGGTGCCGAAGGGGCCGTACCGGAGCCGCGCGCGGCGCTCGCACCGCGGGGCGGCTGACCGAGCCCGCTGCTCGTGCCATTGTTCGGGCCGCGCGGCGGCTGCCCCGCCGCACTCCCCGGGCCGGTGCTCGCACCGCGTGAGCGCTGCAGGAGCCCACCGTCCATGCCGCTGCCCGCGGCGCGTGACGGCCGACTCTGTCCGCTCTCCATGCCGGTGCCACGCCGGTGGCCCGGGCCGCCGACCGCGTCCTGAGGCGTACCGTGTCCCGCTGTCGCGCGCTCCGCGGGCTGCGCCGCCCCCGGAGTCGTGGCGCCCGGTGTGCCGCCCGGACGGGGCCGGGAGGCGCCCGGGCCGCCGTAGCCGCCCGAGGCGCCGTCGCCCATCGGTTCCTGACGGCCCGTGTGGCCGTCCGCTCCCCGGCCGCGCGCGGGGATCCTGCGCGGCAGGGACGAGGGGCCGGGTTCCGGGTCGACCGCCGCGGGGCGCGGTTCGGTCCCGCCGGGGCGGCGCGGCGGCGGCAGGATGTGCGGGGCCCTGGTCGCGGCCCCCGTGGGGTCGGCGAGCAGCAGATGGGAGCCGGGCACCGCGACGGTGACGGTGACGCCGCCGCCCGGGGTGCGGGTCAGGACGACCTCGATGCCCCAGCGCCGGGACAGACCACCGACCACGAAGAGGCCGAGGACCTCGGTCGGGGCCAGGTCGAGCCGTTCGCGGCGGATCAGGCGGGCGTTCTCCTCCTCCAGCCGCTCGGCGCTCATCCCGAGCCCGTGGTCGATGATCTCGATCAGGGCGCCGCCGCCGGAGCCGTGCCGGGGCCGCAGGACGACTTCGACGCTGCTGGACGCCGGGGAGAACGTCACCGCGTTCTCCAGCAGTTCGGCGAGCATCAGCGTGAGGTCGCCGACGATGTCGGGGGCGACGGTGACATCGCCCTCGGCGTGCGGGGTGACCCGCTGGTAGCCCTCGATCTGGCCGAGCGCGGCGCGGACGATGTTGCTGAGCCGCATCGGCCCGGTGTTGAGGCCCGTCTCGCGGAGGCCGGCGAGCAGCATCAGGCTGTCGGCGTTGCGCTGGAGGCGTACCGCGATGTGGTCGATGCGGTAGAGCCGGTCCAGTACCTCCGGGTCGGTCTCGCCGCGCTCCACCGAGTCGATCAGCGCGAGCTGGCGAGCGGTCAGGTTGCTGACGCGGTGGCCGACGTTGCCGAACATCTCGGCGATGTTGCGGCGGCTGATGACCTGGCGCTCCAGCAGGGCGGTCGCGGTCACCTGCACCTGGTTGAAGGCTTCGGCGAGTTCGCCGAGTTCGTCGCGGACCGGCACGGGTACGGCCTCGAGGCGCGGCGGGCTCGCGTCGTCGGCGTCGTCGTCGGCGACCCGGGCGAGCTCCGTCTCGGCCGCGTCGGCCACGTGCTGGGCCGCCTCGGTGAGGCTCCGCACGGTCCGCACCACGGAGCGGCGGACCAGTACGGAGAACAGGATCCAGGCCGCGAAGGCGGCGAGGTTGGCGGCCACCAGCCACAGCACCTGCCACCAGGCGTCGCTGGACGCCTTCTGGGTGTCGGCGGCGATCTGGTGGATGAGCGACTCGGTGATCTTCAGCCGGTTCTCGGCCTGACGCTGGTACGTCGGGTCGGCGGCCAGGGCGTCGTCGAGCGCGGCGCGCAGCTGCGAGGCGTTCTCCGCGACCAGACCGCTGGGGTCGACCTGCAGCGCGGCGTAGTGCTGGGCGACGACGCTCTGGTACGGGCTGTGCTCGATCGCGGCGAGTTCGGCGCCCTGTTCCTGGCTGGCGAACCGGGTGAACCGCTCGGCCTGGTAGGTGTACTGCTCGTAGTCGCCGACGGCCCCGGTGTACTCGATGAGCGCGTTGGGGTCCCGGGTCCGGGCCGCGAACACACTGGTCTCGAAGGAGGCGTGGGCGGTGTCGGCGCGCAGCAGCGCGTCCAGCAGATTGCCCGCGGCCTCCGAGGACTCGCCGCCCGACTGACCGAGCCCGAGGCCGTTGATGAGGCCCTCGATGACCGATCCGTACGCCGGGTCGATGTTGTCGGCGGGGATCGGACCCTCTTCGATGGTCTTGCGGAGGCTGTCGAGGCCTTCCAGCTCCTTGAGCGCCTGGGCCTCGGCGTCGGGCAGCCGGTCCCCGTAGGTGGACCGCACGGCCTCCGCCTGGGCGGTGACCTTCTGCTGCGCCTGGAGGAAGGCGGAGGTGTTGGGCGCCTTCTCTCCGGAGCGGGCGGCCTCGTAGCGCAGGGAGACGAGGAGCGCCTGGCGGTGCTCGGTCTGCACGCCGTCGATGAGCTGGGTGACCTGCGCGCTGTCCCGCACGAGTTGGGCGGTGGAGGCGGCGGAACGGGCCGAGTCGATCTCGGCGTACACGACATAGGCGATCATCGCCGAAACGACGGCGAGCGGGACAATCACCAGGACGTTGAGTTTCCTGCGGAAAGGCCAACGGTCGAGGAGGGAAGGCGTCCGGCCTATTCGGGGAGCCGTGGTCTGCGGCCCCCGGGCGGCTTTCCTGTGCGCGGGCACCAAACCTCCTTGACTTCATTCCCAATTGGAAGCCCGCAGCCCGGGCTGCGTGGACTGAGTCATGCCAGCACGCTCGGGCCGAGCAAGTGGAACCAGGTCCCCCGACTCGGCCAACATTAGCGGCTGCCGCAAGAGTACGGCCATGATCAACCAAAAACTGACATGGTGATACGTCGGATTCGCTCCCGTTTCGGTCAGGTTGCGCCCACACGGCGAAGCCGTGTGGTCTCCATCGGTGATCTATTCGTGTCTTGACGGTGCGTTACTGGGCTCGATTGGATCGTCATCACGCCATGCCTTCCGGCCGTCGACCGCCCATGCACAAGTCTGGATGACCAACGTGACCCACGCCAGAAGCACCAGAACCAACGCAACGTACGCTGTATCCCTGCTGGTTGTGGCTGCGGCCGCCCTCACGGGCTGCGGTTCCTCCGACAACTCCGGCAGCAAGGACCCGCTGAAGGGCGACACCGCCAAGGGCGGCACGGTCGTGGTCGGCTCCAACAACTTCCCCGAGAGCATCCTGCTCGCCGACATCTACGGCGAGGCCCTGAAGGCCAAGGGCGTCAAGGTCAGTTACAAGTTGAACATCGGCAGCCGCGAGACCACCTACGGTCTGATCAAGAACGGCACGATCACCGTCCTGCCCGAGTACAACGGCGCGCTGCTGGCCTATCTGAACGCCAAGGCCGCCCCGACCACGGTCGAGGACACCAGCAAGGCCATCGCGGCCGCGCTCGATTCCAAGCTGACCCTGCTCGAGCCCTCCAAGGCGGAGGACAAGGACGCGATCGCGGTCAACGAGGCGACCGCCAAGAAGTACAAGCTCACGACCTCGTCGACGATCGCCGACCTCTCCGCCTCGGCCAAGGACCTGGTCATCGGCGGGTCACCGGAGTTCCAGACGCGCAAGCAGGGATTGGTGGGCCTCAAGTCCGAATACGGCCTTGAATTCAAGTCGTTCAAGGCGCTGGACGCGGGTGGGCCGTTGACGGTGGCCGCCCTCAAGGGCAACAACATTCAGGCCGCAGATATTTTCACCACCGACCCCGGAATCACCAAGAACAAGTTCGTGGTCCTTCAAGACCCGAAGAATCTCTTCGGTTTTGAGAACGTGACGCCACTGGCCTACAAGAGCGGCCTCTCCGCCGCCGGAGTTTCCGCGCTCAACGCCGTATCGGCGAAGCTCGACACGGACACCCTGGTCAAGCTCAACGCCCAGGTGCAGAACGACAACAAGGACCCGCTGGACGTGGCCAAGAGCTGGCTGTCGACCGCCGGGCTGTAGTTCCGACGGAGGTGCGCAGGCCGGAGCGGGGGTCCGCCGCTCCGGCCTTTGCCGTGCCGCGGGGTCTACGAGGCACGACGGTCGCCCGTGCGTCGCGAGATCACCGACGCTCGCCGACTGATCCGCTCATCAGTTCTGAAGAGGCCGCGGCTAGGATGATCGCATGCCCGATCGAGCCGCCGCCGCCCAGCCCGCCAACCGCTTCGAACGCAGGCGCGCCCGGACCCGCCATGCCCTGATCGCCGCCGCCCAGGGGATCCTGGCCGAGCAGGGCACGAGCGAGGTCAGCATCCAGCAGATCGCCGCGCGTGCCGACGTCGGGTTCGGCTCCTTCTACAACCACTTCCAGACGAAGGCGGAGCTCTTCGAGGCGGCGGTCGTCGACGCGCTGGAGGAGTACGGCAAGCTGATCGACTCGATCACCGGCGACCTCGACGACCCCGCCGAGGTGTTCGCGGTGAGCGTCCGGCTGACCTTCCGGCTCGCCGACACCCACCCGGAACTCACCCGCGTCCTGCGCTACGGCGGCCTCCCCTACATCCACGCCGACTTCGGCCTGGGCCCCCGCGCCCTGCGGGACATCGAGAGGGGCAACGCCTCCGGCCGCTTCCAGGTGGACAGTCCCCTCGTCGCCCTCAGCGCCGTGGGTGGTTCCCTCCTCGGGCTGCTCCAGCTGAAGTCGTCCGCCAAATCCGAGCAGTCGGGCCCCGGCGCCGACGAGGAGATGGCCGAACTCGTCCTGCGCATGCTGGGCCTGCCCCCCGAGGAGGCCCACGAGGTCGCCCGGCGCCCCCTGCCGATCGCGACGGCCTAGGGCAACCTCGTGGGCTCGCGGGCGCCTCAGGGGCGCTCGGTCAGGAACCGGTCGATGGTCGAGGTGAGTTCCTCGGGCTTCTCCACCGGGAGTTCGTGGCCGGCGTCCAGGATGCGCACCTCCGCGTCGGGGTAGGCCTTCGCCATCCGCAGCATCTGGGAGACGGGCAGCTGGATGTCGTAGTAACCGTGGATCATGAGGGTGGGGACACGGATCTCCCCGACCCGGTCGAGGACGTCGAAGGACCGCATCGCGCCGTAGCAGGTCATGACCACCTCCCGCGGTGTGGCCGCGGAGGTCCGGATGTA
This portion of the Streptomyces mirabilis genome encodes:
- a CDS encoding roadblock/LC7 domain-containing protein, with amino-acid sequence MWTGGPESAAVEQATDVKAAAADFNWLLNRFATETAGVVDVIGVSSDGLLIAVSQLRGKADSERLAAIVSGITSLAMGASGNYGLGGLNKVIIDLEEGHVLVSALGAGAVLGVVASKEAKLGNIAYEMTLFANRAGAALSPQLVMELKNTVGIAPTG
- a CDS encoding sensor histidine kinase, giving the protein MPAHRKAARGPQTTAPRIGRTPSLLDRWPFRRKLNVLVIVPLAVVSAMIAYVVYAEIDSARSAASTAQLVRDSAQVTQLIDGVQTEHRQALLVSLRYEAARSGEKAPNTSAFLQAQQKVTAQAEAVRSTYGDRLPDAEAQALKELEGLDSLRKTIEEGPIPADNIDPAYGSVIEGLINGLGLGQSGGESSEAAGNLLDALLRADTAHASFETSVFAARTRDPNALIEYTGAVGDYEQYTYQAERFTRFASQEQGAELAAIEHSPYQSVVAQHYAALQVDPSGLVAENASQLRAALDDALAADPTYQRQAENRLKITESLIHQIAADTQKASSDAWWQVLWLVAANLAAFAAWILFSVLVRRSVVRTVRSLTEAAQHVADAAETELARVADDDADDASPPRLEAVPVPVRDELGELAEAFNQVQVTATALLERQVISRRNIAEMFGNVGHRVSNLTARQLALIDSVERGETDPEVLDRLYRIDHIAVRLQRNADSLMLLAGLRETGLNTGPMRLSNIVRAALGQIEGYQRVTPHAEGDVTVAPDIVGDLTLMLAELLENAVTFSPASSSVEVVLRPRHGSGGGALIEIIDHGLGMSAERLEEENARLIRRERLDLAPTEVLGLFVVGGLSRRWGIEVVLTRTPGGGVTVTVAVPGSHLLLADPTGAATRAPHILPPPRRPGGTEPRPAAVDPEPGPSSLPRRIPARGRGADGHTGRQEPMGDGASGGYGGPGASRPRPGGTPGATTPGAAQPAERATAGHGTPQDAVGGPGHRRGTGMESGQSRPSRAAGSGMDGGLLQRSRGASTGPGSAAGQPPRGPNNGTSSGLGQPPRGASAARGSGTAPSAPGSAPARPGEGGPSPLRRRVRGATLQATTASTRLPKQTITNPRPPAWQTADAEAARSEIDEFEEAVLRAERESATEARGTGFGSARSGGRPDISGDSSTENNRPSFPEGMSK
- a CDS encoding ABC transporter substrate-binding protein, with translation MTNVTHARSTRTNATYAVSLLVVAAAALTGCGSSDNSGSKDPLKGDTAKGGTVVVGSNNFPESILLADIYGEALKAKGVKVSYKLNIGSRETTYGLIKNGTITVLPEYNGALLAYLNAKAAPTTVEDTSKAIAAALDSKLTLLEPSKAEDKDAIAVNEATAKKYKLTTSSTIADLSASAKDLVIGGSPEFQTRKQGLVGLKSEYGLEFKSFKALDAGGPLTVAALKGNNIQAADIFTTDPGITKNKFVVLQDPKNLFGFENVTPLAYKSGLSAAGVSALNAVSAKLDTDTLVKLNAQVQNDNKDPLDVAKSWLSTAGL
- a CDS encoding helix-turn-helix domain-containing protein — protein: MPDRAAAAQPANRFERRRARTRHALIAAAQGILAEQGTSEVSIQQIAARADVGFGSFYNHFQTKAELFEAAVVDALEEYGKLIDSITGDLDDPAEVFAVSVRLTFRLADTHPELTRVLRYGGLPYIHADFGLGPRALRDIERGNASGRFQVDSPLVALSAVGGSLLGLLQLKSSAKSEQSGPGADEEMAELVLRMLGLPPEEAHEVARRPLPIATA